The proteins below are encoded in one region of Paramisgurnus dabryanus chromosome 2, PD_genome_1.1, whole genome shotgun sequence:
- the LOC135743822 gene encoding uncharacterized protein, with translation MMECVKEETDPESFTITPQHTQQQRDLVEVKEEDQEHNEMKDEDQDHSFRTDSCSETDENSSQENVKAKNVFACHLCVKTYSKKGQLTRHLRIHNEAPHTCSHCEKTFIHKSKLVRHMMIHTDERPFSCPQCDKRFINKEKLNVHMKTHSTERPYICPQCEKTYTCKEYLHQHLKTHNQTKPFSCHQCGKSFSYKRSLNAHVRQHTSDGSFTCSYCEKSFSFKTNLENHIRIHTGEKPFTCPQCDKSFKQQGALRYHIRVHTNERPFSCHLCDKSFKQQVALGYHMAIHTGEKPFSCHLCDKNFKQQGSLRYHMGIHTGERPFSCHLCDKRYININSLKQHLQVHSNERPFSCDQCDKKYVSASQLKEHLETHSDERPYFCSVCGKSFQSHRKVKEHQKIHTGVRKHVCSVCDKAFLKVSDLKRHQKIHKEKS, from the coding sequence ACTTGGTGGAAGTGAAAGAGGAAGATCAAGAACACAATGAAATGAAGGATGAAGATCAGGATCACAGTTTTAGGACTGACAGCTGCTCAGAAACTGATGAGAATTCCTCTCAAGAAAACGTTAaagccaaaaatgtttttgcgtGCCATCTTTGTGTTAAGACTTATTCAAAAAAAGGTCAACTAACGCGTCACCTAAGGATTCACAATGAGGCGCCTCACACATGCTCCCACTGTGAGAAGACTTTTATCCATAAAAGTAAACTTGTGCGTCACATGATGATTCACACAGATGAGAGGCCTTTTTCCTGCCCTCAGTGTGATAAACGTTTCATTAACAAAGAAAAACTTAATGTTCACATGAAGACTCACAGTACTGAAAGGCCGTACATCTGCCCTCAATGTGAAAAGACTTACACGTGTAAAGAATATCTTCATCAGCATTTAAAAACTCACAATCAGACAAAGCCTTTCTCATGccatcagtgtggaaagagtttttcaTATAAGAGAAGCTTAAATGCTCATGTGAGACAGCACactagtgatgggtcgttcACCTGCTCTTACTGTGAAAAGAGTttctcatttaaaacaaatctagAGAATCACataagaattcacactggagagaaacctttcacATGCCCTCAGTGTGATAAGAGCTTTAAACAACAAGGAGCTCTTAGGTATCACATACGAGTTCATACAAATGAAAGACCTTTCTCTTGCCATCTGTGTGATAAGAGTTTTAAACAGCAAGTAGCTCTTGGGTATCACATGgcaattcatacaggtgaaaagcCTTTTTCATGCCATCTGtgtgataaaaattttaaacaaCAAGGATCTCTTCGGTATCACATgggaattcatacaggtgagagACCTTTCTCATGCCATCTGTGTGATAAGAGGTACATAAATATAAACAGTCTCAAACAACATTTGCAGGTTCACTCAAATGAAAGACCTTTTAGTTGCGATCAGTGCGATAAGAAGTATGTTTCAGCATCTCAGCTTAAAGAGCACCTAGAGACTCATTCAGATGAGAGGCCGTATTTCTGTTCagtttgtgggaagagttttcaATCACACAGAAAAGTTAAAGAGCACCAGAAAATACATACAGGGGTGAGAAAACATGTGTGCTCTGTGTGTGATAAAGCCTTTCTGAAAGTCTCAGACCTGAAGCGGCACCAAAAGATCCAtaaagaaaaatcctga
- the LOC141281865 gene encoding uncharacterized protein: MKDEHQDHNFMTDSCSETDENSSQERVEDNNVFECHLCGKTYSKKRHLTYHLKIHTGERPHACSQCEKTFIEKSKLRDHMMSHTGERPFACPQCDKGFVNKARLNIHMKTHSTDRPHICPQCGKTFTCKAYLKNHMITHTHKELFSCPQCEKSFWYKSNLNTHVRRHTSDGSFTCSHCEKSFSFKSHLQEHIRVHIGEKHFKCPHCDKSFKQQRALRYHIRVHTDEKPFSCPQCDKSFKNKETLRSHIRIHTGERPFRCPQCDKSFTQQGALRYHIRIHTGEKPFSCHLCDKSFIHAQGLKLHLVIHSSEKPFSCHHCNKKFVLPALLKRHLKTHSEEYSCSVCEKIFPSLKKVVEHQKTHTGAKNHVCSVCDKAFLRAANLRRHQKIHEENP; this comes from the coding sequence ATGAAGGACGAACATCAGGACCACAATTTTATGACTGACAGCTGCTCAGAAACTGATGAGAATTCCTCTCAAGAAAGAGTTGAAGACAACAATGTTTTTGAATGCCATCTTTGTGGTAAGACTTACTCAAAAAAAAGGCACCTAACTTATCACCTTAAGATTCACACTGGTGAGAGGCCTCACGCATGCTCCCAGTGTGAAAAGACTTTCAtcgaaaaaagtaaacttaggGATCACATGATGAGTCACACAGGTGAGAGACCGTTTGCCTGCCCTCAATGTGATAAAGGTTTCGTTAATAAAGCAAGACTTAATATTCACATGAAGACTCACAGTACGGATAGGCCACACATCTGCCCTCAATGTGGAAAGACTTTCACATGTAAAGCATATCTTAAGAATCACATGATAACTCACACTCACAAAGAGCTTTTCTCTTGCcctcagtgtgaaaagagtttttgGTATAAGAGTAACTTAAATACTCACGTGAGACGGCACACTAGTGACGGGTCATTCACCTGCTCTCATTGTGAAAAGAGTTTCTCATTTAAATCACATCTACAGGAACACATACGAGTTCACATTGGAGAGAAACATTTCAAGTGCCCTCACTGTGATAAGAGTTTTAAACAACAGAGAGCTCTTAGGTATCACATACGAGTTCATACAGATGAGAAGCCTTTCTCATGCCCTCAGTGTGATAagagttttaaaaataaagaaacgCTACGGTCTCACATtcgaattcatacaggtgagagACCTTTCAGGTGCCCTCAGTGTGATAAGAGTTTTACACAACAAGGAGCTCTTAGGTATCACATACGAATTCATACAGGCGAGAAGCCTTTCTCGTGCCATCTGTGTGATAAGAGTTTCATACATGCACAAGGTCTCAAACTTCATCTGGTGATTCACTCGAGTGAAAAGCCGTTTAGCTGCCATCACTGCaataaaaagtttgttttgcCAGCGCTGCTAAAAAGGCACCTAAAGACTCATTCAGAAGAGTATTCGTGTTCTGTTTGTGAGAAGATTTTTCCATCACTCAAAAAAGTTGTTGAGCACCAAAAAACACATACAGGTGCGAAAAACCATGTGTGCTCTGTGTGTGATAAAGCCTTTCTGAGAGCCGCAAACTTAAGGCGGCACCAAAAAATCCATGAAGAAAATCCCTAA